From a region of the Rhipicephalus microplus isolate Deutch F79 chromosome X, USDA_Rmic, whole genome shotgun sequence genome:
- the LOC142775500 gene encoding uncharacterized protein LOC142775500 — protein MPLLLRILRIQLGIRQQQREVLQEVRQLKHERKHLLQIGGRGLREIGVNAMKAVLAHDVQVLYSLHGRKGKRAFVNLRLCRLVTDVICQKAGCDQAEALNFIKRWLPGSGDRCGGRKRRFRETFVVEQPDDPHSQSGDYRYARGRWLPAQPQQLGPSQHHGHCAPNAT, from the exons atgc ctctattgctacggatcctgaggatccaacttggcatccggcagcaacaaagagaggttctgcaggaggtgcgacagctgaaacACGAG cgcaagcacctcctgcagattggtggacgtggcctccgagaaattggtgtgaatgccatgaaggctgtattggcacatgacgtgcaagtgctgtacagccttcatggcagaaaagggaaaagggcctttgtgaacctgaggctctgtagattagtgacag atgtcatctgccaaaaagcagggtgcgaccaggcggaggccctcaactttattaagaggtggctgccagggtctggtgatcgctgtgggggcaggaagcggcgcttcagagaaacctttgttgtggagcagcccgatgatccccactctcagagtggcgattatcggtatgctcgcggcagatggcttcctgcccagccacagcagctaGGGCCTTCACAGCACCAcggtcactgtgcccccaacgcaacctga